One segment of Lachancea thermotolerans CBS 6340 chromosome E complete sequence DNA contains the following:
- the MRPS28 gene encoding mitochondrial 37S ribosomal protein uS15m (similar to uniprot|P21771 Saccharomyces cerevisiae YDR337W MRPS28 Mitochondrial ribosomal protein of the small subunit), which produces MKLPLAGLQRQWVIPQVAQVRMFASSRPCGGHKAVKFLKAQRKRQVNQAKQLKLKTALDTIDPVFGRSSTPFIVRVMAEMKEPKVLAQGYENQEVEKLLAAVEAAKREQIELSGFNNASLVPGASENDPEGLASKRESIMRILSMRNASNKDAMKLVVRQAREEFQRFEGDTGSSEVQAAIMTVRIQNLAKHIQENKNDHKNTRILRMLVQQRQNILRYLKRDKPERYFWTIQKLGLSDNAVVSEFNMDRRYMQDYKFFGDRILIKDSKKVADQKRRDLRKQKRSARRAQL; this is translated from the coding sequence atgaaATTGCCACTCGCTGGGCTCCAAAGGCAATGGGTGATACCCCAGGTTGCTCAGGTTAGGATGTTTGCGAGCTCCAGGCCGTGTGGCGGCCACAAGGCTgtaaagttcttgaaagcacaaagaaaaagacaagtGAATCAGGCTAAGCAGTTGAAGCTCAAAACGGCTTTGGACACTATTGATCCTGTATTCGGGCGTAGTAGTACTCCTTTTATTGTACGTGTTATGGCCGAAATGAAGGAGCCCAAAGTTTTGGCGCAGGGCTACGAAAACCAAGAGGTCGAGAAGCTGCTAGCAGCGGTTGAAGCCGCCAAGCGGGAGCAAATTGAACTGTCTGGTTTCAACAATGCATCATTGGTTCCAGGGGCGAGTGAAAATGATCCTGAAGGACTAGCAAGCAAGAGGGAGTCCATTATGAGAATATTGAGCATGAGAAATGCTAGCAATAAGGATGCGATGAAGCTGGTAGTGCGCCAGGCTAGGGAAGAATTTCAGAGGTTTGAGGGGGACACGGGTTCTAGCGAAGTTCAGGCTGCCATAATGACGGTCCGTATTCAGAATTTGGCTAAGCACATCCAGGAAAACAAGAACGACCATAAAAACACAAGAATACTCAGAATGCTTGTTCAGCAAAGGCAAAATATCTTGAGatacttgaaaagagaTAAACCAGAAAGGTACTTCTGGACTATACAAAAACTCGGGCTGAGTGACAACGCAGTTGTGAGTGAGTTCAACATGGATAGGCGTTACATGCAGGACTACAAGTTCTTTGGTGATCGTATCCTCATCAAGGATTCTAAGAAGGTGGCAGACCAGAAACGTCGTGACTTGCGCAAACAGAAGAGATCTGCAAGGAGAGCACAGCTCTGA
- the MRX8 gene encoding translation initiation/elongation factor MRX8 (similar to uniprot|Q05473 Saccharomyces cerevisiae YDR336W Hypothetical ORF), whose amino-acid sequence MLKVHRVSQLLRGYRIKAGTRNTANTQWRNKNLENNDTDSNPNKSSLDGGEQQISRDIKDRGAFITALHEKYNSDYKRPSKSDLSSVNHFFNSARVRYEWSASTFLDIPGERLKQEAEKNVLTQASHEVEIGPTSDDTKGDKRIKKRFGKTDGIPFELLNGLPEVAFLGRCNAGKSTLLNNITTQFSHVKLNEYAKASKKAGFTKTVNCFNIGGRFRIIDTPGYGGKSTQEQGDVTMRYLRERQELKRCFLLVSAEQGFATTDSQVVDFLTKFGIPFEVIFTKMDKIKDVSQLENVIEDSGVLELPTLPQMIFLNSETNKRYPKRYGIDALRSLILESCGLEPNAKPSKTREK is encoded by the coding sequence ATGTTGAAAGTTCATCGAGTAAGTCAGCTCTTGAGGGGCTACAGGATTAAAGCTGGCACCAGAAATACGGCAAACACTCAGTGgcgaaacaaaaacttaGAAAACAATGATACCGACTCCAACCCCAACAAAAGTAGTTTAGATGGCGGGGAACAGCAGATAAGCAGAGATATTAAAGATAGAGGTGCTTTCATTACAGCCCTCCACGAAAAGTATAATTCAGACTACAAAAGGCCAAGCAAGTCAGACTTGTCCTCTGTGAACcattttttcaattctGCGAGGGTACGTTACGAGTGGAGTGCATCGACATTTTTGGACATTCCAGGTGAAAGGTTgaagcaagaagctgagaagAATGTGCTCACTCAAGCATCACACGAGGTCGAGATTGGGCCAACCTCTGATGATACAAAAGGAGACAAGCGTATAAAAAAGCGCTTTGGTAAAACTGATGGGATCCCTTTCGAATTACTGAATGGTTTACCTGAGGTGGCGTTTCTCGGCAGGTGTAATGCCGGGAAATCGACacttctcaacaacataACTACTCAGTTCTCTCATGTTAAGCTCAATGAGTACGCAAAGGCTTCTAAAAAGGCTGGGTTTACGAAGACCGTCAATTGTTTTAACATTGGTGGACGATTCAGGATAATTGACACCCCAGGCTATGGCGGCAAGAGCACACAAGAGCAGGGTGATGTTACAATGAGGTACCTCAGAGAGAGACAAGAACTCAAACGATGCTTCCTGCTGGTGTCGGCGGAGCAAGGGTTTGCAACTACGGACTCTCAAGTGGTGGACTTCTTGACAAAATTCGGCATCCCTTTTGAAGTTATCTTCACAAAGATGGATAAGATTAAAGATGTATCACAACTGGAAAATGTTATAGAAGACAGCGGGGTGCTTGAATTGCCCACATTACCTCAAatgatctttttgaattcgGAGACGAACAAAAGATATCCGAAACGATACGGCATAGACGCGTTGCGAAGCTTGATATTGGAGAGCTGTGGGCTTGAACCAAACGCGAAGCCGTCTAAGacaagagaaaaatga
- the MSN5 gene encoding karyopherin MSN5 (highly similar to uniprot|P52918 Saccharomyces cerevisiae YDR335W MSN5 Karyopherin involved in nuclear import and export shown to be responsible for nuclear import of replication protein A and for export of several proteins including Swi6p Far1p and Pho4p cargo dissociation involves binding to RanGTP) encodes MDENGASQVVGALEAIYSPKSDNARRLEAQKFLDEVKMHEESPLWGYEIALNNPGNSILKHYGLGLLAFAIKRRWADYDQNRRIALRKWVVELNYRVQESDPRYIKEKLAFLWVEVAKCVWGEALKDDDPTDQQLEESWVGMDNDLSALWQLSEASRELTLIIFRTLFEDVFLVEDLTVLKRISVIQPLCVMVISPMDVFTARYRFTDKWTLFKSNGNGWFEHWVSELRAALTVGNSVYVVRLLETLKTCLNWPLSEIMIRNDVCGLLLECLLSNIPKAQSMALDSLHILLTRPYNDESHYQTVINRVFSSMDLLDKVYDNLQFDPNEIDEQKYPIVKKFVDMVSCLYTCVFKTDEDEATIQKYLRLVLRTTFNPSLIVSGLTLDLWCSCLRNDDFLPALEGSIIPELLQFSADALIYYEQIENHVSKKFADIDFQSKSEFQSFCSTYRKRIRDIIRLISCVQLDFAYDWLNARLNSYFSSPFGQQVLSSQFLDHKTEPYLSSLSQLMVVECFINGCIRWKIWFPDTSSYNTKLNEILVKIETLSDQLIALNLKEPLLLKKQIQNFALFLTMLKDNVLLKLLEKIITSATLDYPNVDLDEKNEHSDAVRDLRYACGIELNRMAILMPDSLGKIYDDLQNVVAGIMPKLSYHEKISFKSFLLTIVLKSSLGEKEERFTLIVDPELSAWSDKSTVVGLTDLPWFMERLGIVQISEYFQKRGISENVDLLSIPIDEEGKQLKTQLSKRWQTLFPVRATRMFVHYSMQSIKNDEEFEVLQALWKPRVIPILPYIMRLLYQLQSYHDPENWRDLPVIVQSFVKCSTIERFWEAGASNKSKDEFIDEHMKAMQTLRDFADSVGHIVRYTREYVLLVISAISSLGSVFYEIEELPQMLMDSIAIYKPATGEISPGVSTHGWKHIINVAIRPLLKNCPPRSAKKFMTTFLPKLFDTLDALLCKKWSVYMNDIDVNPSPRDDDEMTEEILEENLLRQLTTVVVRLLIDCVGQVGTNSQASKMKLNSHQIEMRKIIFGNSEVMASFLKLLNHLMSFRDSKCSFNSILVMKSCLVDTLIKNESVDQFFTTEIMPNLLLNVLTQNAFKDSLYEGLYVFTVIFLTLCKEYKSSIQYLCQLSNGFDVESLYESVRSVENYKSQRALMVEFIDWIKTVNGNNMEDQDDDDKRRQEKRQILLERANERLIKKNKEQKDILDDPNTEDGAFGSLFTS; translated from the coding sequence ATGGACGAGAATGGCGCTTCACAGGTAGTAGGCGCCTTGGAGGCTATTTACTCGCCGAAGTCAGATAATGCGCGACGCCTGGAAGCACAGAAGTTCCTAGACGAAGTGAAGATGCACGAGGAGTCGCCACTTTGGGGGTATGAGATCGCTCTCAACAATCCCGGGAACTCAATTCTGAAGCACTATGGTCTAGGTTTATTGGCTTTCGCAATTAAGCGGCGCTGGGCTGATTATGACCAGAATAGGAGGATTGCTTTGAGAAAATGGGTCGTCGAGCTAAATTACAGAGTTCAGGAAAGCGATCCACGATACATCAAGGAAAAGCTGGCGTTTCTATGGGTCGAAGTTGCCAAGTGCGTCTGGGGCGAGGCCCTCAAAGACGACGATCCTACTGACCAACAATTAGAGGAGTCGTGGGTTGGCATGGACAATGATCTTTCCGCGCTGTGGCAGCTGAGCGAGGCCTCGCGGGAGCTGACGCTTATTATATTCAGAACCTTATTCGAAGATGTGTTTCTTGTCGAGGACCTCACTGTTCTAAAGCGGATTTCGGTCATCCAACCCTTATGCGTGATGGTAATCAGCCCCATGGATGTTTTCACAGCACGCTATCGATTCACGGACAAATGGACCCTGTTCAAGAGCAATGGCAATGGCTGGTTCGAACATTGGGTTTCTGAGCTGCGCGCTGCTTTAACAGTGGGAAACAGTGTCTACGTGGTCAGGCTCCTTGAAACGCTCAAGACATGTCTTAACTGGCCCTTGAGCGAGATCATGATTCGCAACGATGTTTGCGGTCTTTTATTGGAGTGTCTCCTGAGCAATATTCCCAAAGCTCAGTCTATGGCCCTCGATTCTTTGCATATCCTCCTAACCCGTCCGTACAACGACGAATCGCATTACCAAACTGTCATTAACAGAGTTTTCAGCAGTATGGACCTCCTGGATAAGGTCTATGACAATTTACAGTTTGATCCCAACGAAATTGACGAACAAAAATACCCTATTGTCAAAAAGTTCGTTGACATGGTGAGCTGCCTCTACACCTGTGTTTTTAAGAcagacgaggacgaagcCACGATACAGAAGTATCTAAGGCTCGTGCTAAGAACTACATTCAATCCTAGCTTGATTGTAAGTGGATTAACTCTTGACTTGTGGTGCTCATGTCTGCGAAACGATGATTTTCTACCTGCACTCGAGGGATCCATAATACCAGAGCTTTTACAATTCTCCGCAGATGCTTTGATTTATTATGAGCAGATTGAGAATCATGTTTCTAAGAAATTTGCTGACATCGACTTTCAATCCAAATCTGAATTCCAGTCGTTTTGTTCAACTTATAGAAAGAGGATTAGGGACATTATACGTTTGATCTCTTGTGTTCAGTTAGACTTTGCTTATGACTGGCTAAATGCAAGATTGAATTCGTACTTTAGCTCTCCCTTCGGGCAGCAAGTTTTGAGCTCCCAGTTTCTGGACCACAAAACGGAACCTTACTTGAGCTCATTATCTCAGCTAATGGTAGTCGAATGCTTTATCAACGGATGCATACGATGGAAGATATGGTTTCCGGACACGTCCTCTTACAATACCAAACTCAATGAAATTTTAGTGAAGATTGAGACCCTTTCAGATCAGCTCATCGCACTCAATTTGAAGGAGCCACTACTTTTAAAAAAACAGATACAAAATTTCGCTTTATTCCTAACCATGCTAAAGGATAATgtccttttgaagctgctagAAAAGATTATAACTAGCGCGACTCTTGATTATCCGAACGTGGACTTGGATGAGAAGAATGAGCACTCGGATGCTGTGAGAGATTTGAGATATGCATGCGGCATAGAGTTGAACAGAATGGCTATTTTGATGCCCGACTCTTTGGGAAAGATATATGACGATCTTCAGAATGTTGTTGCAGGTATAATGCCCAAGCTTTCCTACCATGAGAAAATTTCATTCAAATCCTTCCTACTTACTATTGTTCTTAAGTCGTCTCTTggtgaaaaagaggaaaggTTCACCCTGATAGTCGATCCAGAGTTGAGTGCATGGTCCGATAAGAGTACCGTGGTTGGACTGACAGACTTACCGTGGTTTATGGAACGATTGGGAATTGTCCAGATTTCTGAATATTTCCAGAAGAGGGGCATTAGCGAAAATGTTGATCTGCTGTCAATACCaatcgatgaagaaggcaaACAGCTGAAGACACAACTTTCGAAGCGTTGGCAAACACTGTTTCCCGTACGCGCTACGAGGATGTTTGTACACTATTCCATGCAAAGTATTAAAAATGATGAGGAGTTCGAGGTGCTACAAGCTCTTTGGAAACCCCGAGTTATTCCAATACTTCCCTATATTATGCGACTCTTATACCAGTTACAATCCTACCACGATCCAGAAAACTGGAGAGATCTGCCCGTGATTGTCCAATCCTTTGTTAAGTGTTCAACTATCGAGCGCTTCTGGGAAGCGGGCGCTTCCAACAAATCCAAAGATGAATTTATCGATGAGCATATGAAGGCCATGCAGACACTTAGAGATTTTGCCGACTCAGTAGGGCATATAGTGAGATACACCCGTGAGTATGTCCTGCTGGTTATAAGCGCTATATCTAGTCTGGGCAGCGTCTTTTacgaaattgaagaacttcCTCAGATGTTGATGGATTCAATTGCCATTTACAAGCCTGCTACGGGAGAAATAAGCCCGGGAGTCTCAACTCATGGCTGGAAACACATTATAAACGTAGCAATTCGTccgctgctcaaaaactgtCCACCGCGGTCTGCCAAAAAATTCATGACCACATTTTTGCCCAAGTTGTTCGATACACTGGACGCACTTTTGTGCAAAAAGTGGTCAGTCTACATGAATGACATTGACGTCAACCCGTCCCCAAGGGATGACGACGAAATGACTGAAGAGATATTGGAGGAAAATCTTTTGAGACAACTTACGACAGTTGTTGTTAGACTATTGATTGACTGTGTTGGGCAAGTGGGAACGAATTCACAAGCCTCAAAAATGAAGCTCAATTCTCATCAAATCGAGATGCGAAAAATTATATTTGGCAACAGTGAGGTAATGGCGTCTTTTCTAAAGCTGTTAAATCATTTGATGTCGTTCAGAGACAGCAAATGTTCATTTAATTCTATACTTGTGATGAAAAGTTGCTTGGTGGACACCCtgatcaaaaacgaaagTGTTGATCAGTTCTTCACTACGGAAATCATGCCAAACCTTTTGCTTAACGTTTTGACTCAAAACGCTTTCAAGGATTCGTTGTACGAGGGATTATACGTGTTTACCGTCATATTCCTGACCCTTTGCAAGGAATACAAAAGTTCTATTCAGTACCTCTGCCAGCTGTCCAACGGATTTGATGTTGAAAGCCTTTATGAAAGCGTCAGAAGCGTTGAAAACTACAAAAGTCAGCGTGCATTGATGGTGGAATTCATCGATTGGATCAAGACCGTGAACGGCAACAACATGGAGGACCAAGACGATGATGACAAGAGGAGACAGGAAAAGAGACAGATTCTACTAGAGCGAGCTAACGAAAGGCTTATCAAGAAGAATAAGGAACAGAAAGACATTTTGGATGACCCCAATACCGAAGACGGGGCTTTCGGAAGCTTATTTACAAGCTGA
- the GAR1 gene encoding H/ACA snoRNP pseudouridylase subunit GAR1 (some similarities with uniprot|P28007 Saccharomyces cerevisiae YHR089C GAR1 Protein component of the H/ACA snoRNP pseudouridylase complex involved in the modification and cleavage of the 18S pre-rRNA) yields MSFRGGNRGGRGGFGGRGGFGGRGGRGGFGGRPMQQGPPDSVLEMGSFLHPCEDEIVCRSINTKIPYFNAPIYLQNKTQVGKVDEILGPLNEVFFTIKCSEGVQATSFKDGDKFYIAPDKLLPIERFLPKPKVAGPPKPKKKRAPGAPGGRGGRGGARGGFSRGGSRGGFGGGRGGSRGGFGGPRGGSRGGFSRGGGRGGFSRGGGRGGRF; encoded by the coding sequence ATGAGTTTTAGAGGCGGAAACAGAGGTGGCCGTGGCGGCTTCGGCGGCCGTGGTGGCTTTGGCGGTCGCGGCGGCCGTGGCGGCTTCGGTGGCAGACCCATGCAGCAGGGTCCCCCAGACTCTGTGTTGGAGATGGGGAGCTTTTTGCATCCTTGCGAAGACGAGATCGTCTGTCGCTCGATCAACACTAAAATCCCATACTTTAACGCTCCCATCTACCTGCAAAACAAAACCCAGGTCGGAAAAGTGGACGAGATCCTAGGTCCTCTGAACGAAGTGTTTTTCACCATCAAGTGTTCCGAGGGTGTTCAGGCTACCAGCTTCAAGGACGGCGACAAGTTCTACATTGCGCCAGACAAGTTGCTGCCCATTGAGAGGTTCCTGCCTAAGCCAAAGGTTGCAGGCCCACCTAAACctaagaagaagagagcaCCAGGTGCTCCTGGCGGCCGTGGTGGCCGTGGCGGTGCCCGCGGTGGTTTCAGCCGTGGCGGTAGCCGCGGCGGATTCGGCGGTGGCCGTGGTGGCAGCCGTGGTGGATTTGGTGGTCCTCGTGGTGGAAGCCGTGGCGGTTTCAGCCGTGGCGGTGGCCGTGGTGGCTTCAGCCGTGGTGGTGGCCGTGGCGGAAGATTTTAA
- a CDS encoding alpha/beta hydrolase (conserved hypothetical protein) codes for MSIYRTVLNDDYSWPGPLSQLPLKIDPSMIEKLDPEYVEFFNEVLCERPDILETHKYPVAQTKAGGNVIPGQSPPKEMAKIYEIEIPRKYTSADTSIPARVFVPKGNKPASGWPCTIWYHGGGWVLGSISTENSYCTHLADLAKCVVITVDYRLAPEFPFPACVDDAFEALLFVMENAAKLDVDNTKVCPAGSSAGGNLAAVMTHKYASSELSGGLPPLKFQMMVVPVTDNTATGETQLSWKENEKTPQLPATKMLWYRKIYLPEAGHTLSHPESSPLFHKGDSFRNVPPAFIAAAECDVLRSEAEAYHAKLREHGIESKLVIYRGVPHTAMVMDNRLSQGAKLVRDTILSIRDALYS; via the coding sequence ATGTCTATCTACCGTACTGTTCTTAATGACGACTACAGCTGGCCAGGGCCTCTCAGCCAGCTGCCATTAAAAATCGATCCTTCTATGATAGAGAAACTTGATCCGGAATATgtcgaatttttcaatgaagtcTTGTGTGAAAGACCAGATATTCTGGAGACTCACAAATATCCAGTCGCCCAAACCAAAGCAGGGGGAAATGTAATTCCTGGGCAATCACCACCCAAGGAAATGGCAAAAATATACGAGATTGAGATCCCAAGAAAATACACTTCTGCAGACACGTCAATTCCTGCCAGAGTGTTTGTACCAAAGGGCAACAAGCCGGCTTCAGGCTGGCCTTGCACCATTTGGTACCATGGAGGTGGCTGGGTGCTCGGAAGCATCAGCACAGAAAACTCTTACTGTACGCATTTAGCCGATCTTGCGAAGTGTGTTGTTATTACGGTTGATTATAGATTGGCGCCAGAGTTTCCTTTCCCAGCGTGTGTTGACGATgcatttgaagctctcCTTTTTGTAATGGAAAATGCTGCAAAACTGGATGTTGATAACACCAAAGTTTGTCCAGCTGGCTCATCGGCTGGAGGGAACCTAGCTGCCGTCATGACACACAAGTATGCTTCTTCTGAACTTTCAGGAGGGTTACCACCACTTAAATTTCAGATGATGGTCGTTCCGGTGACTGACAACACGGCTACCGGGGAGACTCAGCTTTCATGGAAGGAAAACGAAAAAACGCCCCAATTGCCTGCGACAAAAATGCTTTGGTACAGGAAAATTTACTTGCCGGAGGCAGGGCACACTTTGAGTCATCCAGAGTCGAGTCCTTTATTTCACAAAGGAGACAGCTTCCGGAACGTACCTCCGGCTTTTATAGCAGCTGCTGAATGCGATGTTCTAAGATCGGAGGCCGAGGCTTATCACGCAAAGCTTAGAGAGCATGGAATTGAAAGCAAACTTGTTATATACAGAGGGGTTCCCCATACTGCCATGGTAATGGACAACAGACTGAGCCAGGGTGCAAAGCTTGTGAGAGACACGATTCTCAGCATAAGGGACGCGTTATACTCTTAG
- a CDS encoding KLTH0E02992p (conserved hypothetical protein) → MLNESLMDVFGILNDRSGPTDEARVYKQLWELLKRDPTSIHALLSHEFMNRPIEELAGCVAQECLEKRLVCLCVLDFRLRSGCVLPSPSDALSSIFSTVSMVQADPQATNACFRILSTVLAFAESTQTVGLRQCDVDCISSEHLVSENAAVLMDYVYLALTHPWISESEAQQWLSELYRSGVFWWLRQKLQSTAKLDFLETLFEDTMKRAYNSFIQTMQTFLRAQGIAKEWQFCGASKFSELFDPMVLKNCVEDALAALKIQPRTRDAGTAPRLLAHLSKRPIQSRDFWQGIMLDRPALDLMWISPSRDMFTHASKTYMHEFAKLQCDIKNFILRINSRYSISHGKLTGNSKYATSAYELGQDPVTKSWFIKVAKTFAPEAQVEKWGNIQGKRLCLSRLDGAFFVVQVASVHKVGDMLQLFIGTENVSGLQNCQLLSVLSTELEFQVKAVDDLLKFNLENERLQAMTPMTNLVRSSCPSKTVILSNLFSDEQQIKNFLHENTESVKQKPSKRRLVPVKEAISLDLEKGKWAIEKAVKNSPKHDFTLEQIESVIHGVCESASCVNGDVGTGKATIIAAIIDNLHLNSFYKRFPQMCSRFLIVCDTDETCQKIASYLSIIQPQSVVHYSNDTSSLIEKKKKGVKEALSRVQEIASILRIPGDHSSSVPAALSFLQHFLEPMLHDYRASIKTNDEISKRAFPLLEDGVLTSPSSEMAERIIETSYQVAVMYDQLQKWQFLFLNGDLEKTLTEACDLLLISKDRFQKCLVDKKLSFNSFESLVICNADFFEPSEIWRALSLNTHWQRTIFSGDFTNSPLPYVARQLFSSKSLQFRLTTSYNTNREVLRIRFPYEEQPDPVPVLYSPVQVIKTPGKIVNNINWDEAEYCVLLYAYLRLAGYPAKVISIIALNPYQKYAIDTELEDWLQLEPSHKDIKKPSSISSLENNRSHRNDIVIISTAGIQPNVPFLSRYARRGLLVLSAAGDDLQIVAGESFPSVKSDKREARRIQNLDQLKGLVDSLLCSKRPRKQSRKTHNE, encoded by the coding sequence ATGTTGAATGAGTCGCTCATGGACGTGTTTGGCATCCTAAATGACCGTTCTGGTCCCACCGATGAAGCTCGAGTGTATAAACAGCTCTGGGAGCTATTGAAACGCGATCCTACGTCTATTCATGCGCTCTTGAGCCATGAGTTCATGAACAGGCCgattgaagagctcgcgGGTTGTGTCGCGCAGGAGTGTCTTGAGAAGCGTCTTGTCTGCCTGTGCGTTCTCGATTTCAGACTACGCTCTGGTTGTGTGCTTCCTAGTCCATCTGATGCCTTGAGCTCGATATTTAGCACCGTATCCATGGTTCAGGCGGACCCACAGGCTACCAACGCTTGCTTTCGCATTTTGAGCACTGTTCTTGCATTCGCGGAGAGCACACAGACAGTGGGCCTGCGACAATGTGACGTGGACTGCATTAGCAGTGAGCATTTGGTGAGCGAGAACGCGGCAGTACTAATGGACTATGTTTACCTGGCACTGACACATCCCTGGATCAGCGAAAGCGAGGCTCAGCAATGGCTAAGCGAGCTTTATAGATCTGGTGTTTTTTGGTGGCTGCGACAGAAACTACAGAGCACTGCAAAACTGGATTTCCTGGAAACGCTCTTTGAAGACACTATGAAGCGGGCGTACAACTCTTTTATCCAGACAATGCAAACATTTTTACGTGCTCAAGGCATCGCAAAGGAGTGGCAGTTTTGCGGTGCATCCAAATTTTCCGAGCTATTCGACCCAATGGTCCTCAAAAATTGTGTCGAGGATGCCCTCGCCGCTCTTAAGATACAACCTAGAACCCGTGATGCAGGGACCGCACCTCGGCTTCTGGCTCACCTCTCAAAGCGTCCCATACAATCCCGCGATTTTTGGCAAGGGATTATGTTAGATAGGCCCGCACTGGATCTGATGTGGATCAGCCCATCTCGCGATATGTTTACGCACGCTTCCAAGACATATATGCACGAGTTTGCCAAACTTCAGTGTGatatcaagaacttcataCTAAGGATTAACTCTCGGTATTCCATCTCTCATGGAAAATTGACTGGAAATAGCAAGTACGCTACGTCTGCTTATGAGCTTGGTCAGGATCCTGTGACAAAGTCGTGGTTTATCAAAGTTGCCAAGACTTTTGCGCCCGAAGCTcaagttgaaaaatggGGGAATATACAAGGGAAACGCCTGTGTCTGTCCAGGCTTGATGGCGCGTTCTTCGTGGTGCAGGTCGCCAGTGTTCACAAGGTTGGTGACATGCTTCAGCTGTTCATAGGAACTGAAAATGTTTCTGGCCTCCAAAACTGTCAACTTCTTAGCGTATTGAGCACCGAGCTGGAATTTCAAGTCAAAGCAGTTGATGACCTGTTAAAGTTTAACCTCGAAAATGAAAGGTTACAGGCTATGACGCCAATGACCAACTTGGTCCGAAGCTCATGCCCATCAAAGACCGTTATTCTCTCTAATTTGTTcagcgatgagcagcaGATAAAGAACTTCTTACACGAAAATACTGAAAGTGTTAAGCAAAAGCCAAGTAAGAGACGCTTAGTTCCCGTGAAGGAGGCAATATCTCTAGATTTGGAGAAGGGAAAATGGGCAATTGAGAAAGCAGTAAAAAATTCACCCAAACATGACTTTACACTAGAGCAAATTGAATCTGTAATTCACGGCGTGTGCGAAAGCGCATCATGTGTCAACGGTGATGTTGGAACCGGAAAAGCGACAATAATCGCTGCAATAATCGACAACTTGCATCTTAACTCCTTTTACAAACGCTTCCCCCAAATGTGCTCCAGATTCCTTATCGTTTGCGACACGGACGAAAcatgtcaaaaaattgCCAGCTACTTGAGCATCATCCAACCACAATCTGTTGTGCATTATTCGAATGATACGAGTAGCcttattgaaaaaaagaagaagggtgTTAAGGAAGCTCTATCCAGAGTCCAGGAAATAGCAAGCATTTTGCGGATCCCGGGCGACCATTCTTCGAGTGTTCCAGCGGCACTCTCATTTTTGCAGCACTTCCTCGAGCCTATGCTCCATGATTATCGCGCAAGCATCAAAACTAACGATGAGATTTCTAAACGTGCTTTCCCTCTTCTAGAAGACGGGGTCTTGACATCACCGAGTAGCGAAATGGCCGAACGTATTATTGAAACCTCTTATCAGGTAGCAGTAATGTACGATCAACTTCAGAAATGGCAGTTCCTATTTTTGAATGGTGACTTAGAAAAAACTTTGACAGAAGCGTGCGACTTGCTGCTCATTTCCAAAGACCGCTTCCAGAAGTGCCTCGTCGATAAAAAGCTCAGCTTCAActcctttgaaagtttAGTCATATGCAACGCCGACTTCTTCGAACCGTCAGAAATATGGAGAGCGCTTAGCCTCAACACTCACTGGCAAAGGACCATTTTCTCCGGCGATTTTACTAACTCACCTCTACCTTATGTTGCTCGTCAGCTTTTCTCATCAAAGTCACTTCAATTTAGGTTGACAACTTCTTACAACACCAACCGTGAAGTTCTAAGGATTCGATTCCCCTATGAGGAACAACCCGATCCTGTACCAGTTCTGTATTCACCAGTGCAAGTCATCAAGACACCCGGGAAGATTGTCAACAACATAAACTGGGATGAGGCGGAGTATTGCGTGTTACTGTATGCATATCTTCGCCTTGCCGGCTACCCCGCGAAGGTGATCAGTATCATAGCTCTCAATCCTTACCAGAAGTACGCAATTGACACGGAACTCGAAGACTGGCTGCAGTTAGAACCCTCGCACAAAGATATAAAAAAGCCCAGCTCCATAAGTTCTCTCGAAAACAATCGCTCCCACAGGAATGATATAGTCATAATCTCAACGGCCGGAATTCAGCCAAATGTGCCCTTTCTTTCGCGCTACGCGAGAAGAGGACTTCTGGTGTTAAGTGCAGCAGGCGACGATCTTCAGATTGTGGCCGGCGAGTCCTTCCCATCAGTAAAATCTGACAAACGTGAAGCCAGGAGAATCCAGAACCTGGATCAACTCAAAGGCTTGGTTGACAGCCTTCTCTGCTCCAAGAGACCTCGGAAGCAATCACGAAAAACACACAATGAGTGA